The proteins below are encoded in one region of Pseudomonas entomophila L48:
- a CDS encoding condensation domain-containing protein, which translates to MELNSGAQSQRPVSEFEEHAWLLQQQFPERVLKHFSAWRLGEDIDLARLQRAIATVVASLPALNARYRFNDDGDVQKVHDQDPQACIGELTVTCDAQASERLLALQVQPWDAESQAPLMALVIRGGQAPILAFVLHQVLDQTCREDDLYRLTMDAYAGRPVGAPHLPWLQRQAAGDQADAVAATAPASNDADVSGLILDEFRRALGVANMTAQDDFFDLGGHSLLATRIIGKLSSNHGIEVRFNDFFSAPTAAALAARAQVQGRKEGADTAVPDDLQRAPFALAQASLGRAYAAFEFGTIFNLPFAMTFLDPVDEAVFEQAFSDLVQRHASLRTTFHFEGDEAWQQLVPVNQLGQFKWFWSSRESAGASLASEAGHRFDLSRELPMRVRFFRDPHSQQQSLSLLVNHMAIDEWSLNVMMEDLARAYLARAQDQLPRWEAAVPSFHQYAVKELARGLNQQHLAYWTDMLRDATRGLALPAIGEQVGTPVAEASTRAQWFEIKPDQAMVDFLHGFARQNDASLFGVIYTAIALALHKVGNLSDLVIGTSASGRTDPAYYETVGYFTTMVAHRVQFEPRQNVGALIEGVSRLINDSMAYADVPMEHIQQALGMSPADGLLFDVYVQIHANNALNGALATPDAGSIRYRQIDPEKNESMFGIQFEIMDNMIDGQRALRLVVTYRTDRYSAQQMARVTEAIEGVFALYAGIGGAAMAVEDVQV; encoded by the coding sequence AGGATATCGACCTGGCCAGGCTGCAACGGGCGATCGCCACCGTGGTCGCCAGCCTGCCGGCGCTCAATGCCCGCTACCGCTTCAATGACGACGGTGATGTGCAAAAGGTTCACGACCAAGATCCGCAAGCCTGCATCGGTGAACTGACCGTCACCTGCGATGCGCAAGCCAGCGAACGGTTGCTGGCCTTGCAGGTGCAGCCCTGGGACGCCGAAAGCCAGGCGCCGCTGATGGCGCTGGTCATCCGTGGCGGGCAGGCGCCGATCCTGGCCTTCGTGTTGCACCAGGTGCTCGACCAGACCTGCCGCGAAGACGACCTTTACCGCCTGACCATGGACGCCTACGCCGGGCGCCCGGTCGGTGCGCCGCACCTGCCCTGGCTGCAGCGCCAGGCGGCAGGCGATCAAGCCGACGCCGTGGCGGCCACTGCGCCGGCGAGCAACGACGCTGACGTCAGCGGGCTCATTCTCGACGAGTTCCGCCGTGCCCTGGGTGTGGCGAACATGACGGCGCAGGATGACTTCTTCGACCTGGGCGGTCACTCGCTGCTGGCCACGCGGATCATCGGCAAGCTGTCGAGCAACCATGGCATCGAGGTGCGCTTCAACGACTTCTTCAGTGCGCCGACCGCCGCCGCGCTGGCCGCCCGTGCACAGGTGCAAGGGCGCAAGGAGGGGGCTGACACCGCCGTGCCGGATGACCTGCAGCGTGCGCCGTTCGCCCTGGCTCAGGCGTCCCTCGGCCGGGCCTACGCCGCGTTCGAATTCGGTACCATCTTCAACCTGCCGTTCGCCATGACCTTCCTCGACCCGGTCGACGAGGCGGTGTTCGAGCAGGCGTTCTCCGACCTGGTGCAGCGCCACGCCAGCCTACGCACCACCTTCCATTTCGAAGGCGACGAGGCCTGGCAGCAACTGGTGCCGGTCAACCAGCTGGGGCAGTTCAAGTGGTTCTGGTCGAGCCGCGAAAGTGCCGGGGCGAGCCTGGCCAGCGAGGCCGGTCATCGTTTCGACCTGTCCCGTGAACTGCCGATGCGCGTGCGCTTCTTCCGTGATCCGCACAGCCAGCAGCAATCCCTGTCGTTGCTGGTCAACCACATGGCCATCGATGAGTGGTCGCTCAACGTGATGATGGAAGACCTGGCCCGCGCCTACCTCGCACGTGCCCAGGACCAGCTGCCACGCTGGGAAGCGGCCGTGCCGTCGTTCCACCAGTACGCGGTGAAGGAGCTGGCGCGCGGCCTCAATCAGCAGCACCTGGCCTATTGGACCGACATGTTGCGCGACGCCACCCGCGGCCTGGCCCTGCCGGCGATCGGTGAGCAGGTCGGTACGCCCGTGGCCGAAGCGTCCACCCGTGCGCAGTGGTTCGAGATCAAGCCGGACCAGGCCATGGTCGACTTCCTGCATGGTTTCGCCCGGCAGAACGACGCGTCGCTGTTCGGGGTGATCTACACCGCCATCGCCCTGGCCTTGCACAAGGTCGGCAACCTGTCCGACCTGGTGATCGGCACTTCGGCCTCGGGGCGTACCGACCCGGCTTACTACGAGACGGTTGGCTACTTCACCACCATGGTGGCGCACCGCGTGCAGTTCGAACCACGCCAGAACGTGGGGGCGTTGATCGAGGGCGTGAGCCGCCTGATCAACGACTCCATGGCCTATGCCGATGTGCCGATGGAGCATATCCAGCAGGCCCTGGGTATGAGCCCGGCGGATGGATTGCTATTCGACGTTTACGTGCAGATCCACGCCAACAACGCCTTGAACGGCGCCCTTGCCACGCCCGATGCGGGGAGCATCCGTTATCGACAGATCGACCCGGAGAAAAACGAGTCGATGTTTGGCATCCAGTTCGAGATCATGGACAACATGATCGACGGCCAGCGCGCGCTGCGCCTGGTGGTCACCTACCGTACCGACCGCTACAGCGCGCAGCAGATGGCGCGGGTGACCGAGGCCATCGAAGGGGTGTTTGCCCTGTATGCCGGTATCGGTGGGGCGGCGATGGCGGTTGAGGACGTGCAGGTCTAG